From Diaminobutyricibacter sp. McL0608, one genomic window encodes:
- a CDS encoding PadR family transcriptional regulator, with amino-acid sequence MSSIRLFILGSLDERGPMHGHQLRLLAEQEHVNLWTDITVGALYGAIKRLAAEGLIVETRVEREGAYPERQVWQISEAGRESLRSMRLDGLRAIVIKPDPFDLALTKLDTDRLEHLPETVQARIRGLQAMIEDSESHRIHVDKYLTKAEKFVMGHKTERLRAEVAWHTALLEQLPDIVADELARKDTPAHD; translated from the coding sequence GTGTCATCCATCCGTCTGTTCATCCTGGGCTCGCTCGACGAGCGAGGCCCGATGCACGGTCACCAGCTCAGACTGCTGGCCGAACAGGAACACGTGAATCTGTGGACCGACATCACCGTCGGCGCGCTCTACGGAGCGATCAAACGACTTGCGGCAGAAGGGCTCATCGTCGAGACACGGGTCGAACGCGAAGGCGCGTACCCTGAACGGCAAGTCTGGCAGATCAGCGAAGCGGGGCGCGAATCCCTCCGGAGCATGCGCCTCGACGGTCTCCGCGCCATCGTGATCAAACCAGACCCGTTCGACCTCGCGCTCACCAAACTCGACACCGATCGGCTCGAACACCTGCCCGAAACCGTCCAGGCGCGCATCCGCGGGCTCCAAGCGATGATCGAAGACTCAGAATCGCATCGCATCCACGTCGACAAATACCTGACCAAAGCCGAGAAGTTCGTCATGGGTCACAAGACCGAACGACTCCGGGCCGAAGTCGCCTGGCACACCGCTCTCCTCGAACAGCTCCCCGACATCGTCGCGGACGAACTCGCCCGAAAGGACACCCCCGCCCATGACTGA
- a CDS encoding MerR family transcriptional regulator: MALILSGTFQVRSRLSAKALRLYAEQGILEPVHVDPANRYRYYSEDQLLDARLINMLRALEMPLANIRAVINADHVERAELIDAYWKRREAQLWGQHNLAAYVISVVSANKETTMTVQTRTVPETTYVTEIKRVSPPEIPAFIQGSGDRLAEQAGRFGGWAGPLTTIFETPVNDDTDGDVRNAVPVRSGVTASDVEPPTEVLVEAAGEEAYTRITKSQVQYPQILQAYDEVYAWLTEHKLTPRLAPREIYFTDFMAAGPDDEVCDIAVPYNS; the protein is encoded by the coding sequence ATGGCACTCATCCTGAGCGGCACCTTCCAGGTGCGAAGCCGGCTCAGCGCGAAAGCGCTGAGACTCTATGCCGAACAGGGCATCCTCGAGCCGGTGCACGTCGACCCCGCTAACAGGTACCGCTACTACAGCGAAGACCAGCTGCTCGATGCGCGACTCATCAATATGCTGCGCGCCCTCGAAATGCCGCTCGCGAACATCCGTGCCGTAATCAACGCGGACCACGTCGAACGAGCTGAGCTGATCGACGCCTACTGGAAAAGGCGCGAAGCCCAGCTGTGGGGTCAACACAACCTCGCCGCCTATGTGATCTCGGTAGTCTCAGCAAACAAGGAAACCACCATGACCGTACAAACCAGGACCGTTCCGGAAACCACCTACGTCACCGAAATCAAACGGGTGTCGCCACCCGAAATCCCCGCCTTCATCCAAGGGTCGGGCGACAGGCTCGCCGAACAGGCAGGCCGGTTCGGGGGATGGGCCGGACCACTCACCACCATCTTCGAAACACCCGTCAACGACGACACCGACGGTGACGTCCGCAACGCGGTACCCGTCCGCTCCGGTGTGACGGCATCCGACGTCGAGCCGCCCACCGAAGTACTCGTCGAAGCAGCAGGCGAAGAGGCGTACACCCGCATCACCAAATCCCAGGTGCAGTACCCGCAGATCCTGCAGGCCTACGACGAGGTGTACGCCTGGCTCACTGAGCACAAACTCACACCACGCCTGGCGCCACGCGAAATCTACTTCACCGACTTCATGGCTGCAGGACCCGACGACGAAGTCTGCGATATCGCCGTCCCATACAACAGCTGA
- a CDS encoding WXG100 family type VII secretion target, with protein MANINVSYQEINGNADRLVVGRDEINSTLTKLQSQISALTAAGFTTDKSSGAFADAYNRFTSGAQNTIGGLDDLAQFLRTTAQTLQEVDASLAARLGR; from the coding sequence ATGGCAAATATCAACGTCTCGTATCAGGAAATCAACGGCAACGCCGACCGTCTGGTCGTCGGTCGCGACGAAATCAACTCGACCCTCACGAAGCTTCAGTCCCAGATCTCAGCGCTCACGGCTGCAGGCTTCACCACCGACAAGTCATCGGGGGCGTTCGCGGACGCGTACAACCGCTTCACATCTGGAGCGCAGAACACGATCGGCGGCCTCGACGACCTTGCGCAGTTCCTTCGCACGACCGCCCAAACACTCCAGGAGGTAGACGCAAGTCTGGCCGCTCGCCTCGGGCGCTGA
- a CDS encoding FtsK/SpoIIIE domain-containing protein yields MRLKVSLAERGKPTRDIQLTVDVTATVGELASHLLRADSARADASESSTSGVTLRVEYPGLLGSHQLGPLVAVHESGVRSGCTIEVVRLADRGLEGDPEGAVAGELRVVAGPDAGVRFAVAAGVTVIGRDPAADVQLADTLVSRRHASIAVGETVVIADLNSANGVEIDGRRSARAQLTPTSRIRIGDDDLRWVPAPDRLHAPGAAPAADPSLTHGLPFTRSPRVEVVYRGQDFPLPEPPGAPEGLRFPLLAIVAPLGMGAALFAVTQQVISLLFIALSPIIMIGTWVDNRIQHRRRMRDATSRFAGSLEGVRDALTAERERERAGRLGESPSTADVVGAIRTRSPGLWTRKPEHATFLEVRFGIGALPSRNTVTLPSRGNSAAGDWDELTDVARRFADLDGVPVIENLERAGAIGVAGSGILAADVARAIVMQLAGLHSPADLAIAAFCTEDIAEDWSWLKWLPHVDSPHSPLKGGGLAIDFSSSTDLMAELEGLIERRRSAGAGKGELVRSRLDENTLLDADHGESVVRLPATPAIVAIVCAEDAVDRARLVTIAERGPDYGVFLLWIAADAATLPVSCRTFVDVEASGRTTVGFVRTGRRVALTEVENLDVLSAQNAARSLAPIEDSGAQVLDESDLPRRVALLDLFDDRVASDADAVIRRWRKNDSIMRLWSRDAQREPGGIHAPVGQGVAAPLRLDLRAHGPHALVGGTTGSGKSEFLQSWILGLATEYSPDRLTFLLVDYKGGSAFAYCVDLPHTVGLVTDLTPRLVRRALTSLKAELRYREQLLNRTGAKDLETLERRSDPDAPPSLVLVIDEFAALAAEVPEFVAGVIDVAQRGRSLGLHLVMATQRPAGVITENLRANTNLRVALRVADEADSADVLGTDTAAHFDPATPGRAAAKLGPGRLLDFQSAFVGGWTDEERPVAEIEVADLAFGPPAKWPQPGTARSLTGPQDSARMVSTITRAGMSAAIALPRRPWLDELPDVLDLESLPASRSGELPIGLIDEPEAQRQIPFTISPGRDGNIAIIGTSGSGKTSLLRTIAFAASQQADEHPAWIYGLDFAGGALGAIEQLPSVGSIIAGDDEERLTRLIGMLDDFAEDRARRFRDVGAASLADYRRLTGRPEASILVLVDGMGVLRTDYEFRPAGSLFDDVTRLIALGRQVGICFVLTADRPGAIPTAIQANVQTTLVLRLAGASEYLAAGVASDVLDGAPPGRAVAGNREVQVGVPGGGGDAACHGDRIAQLAEALKDRAESAPPVARLPDSIRSNGLPRTEDGGVVIGLGHESLSPIAIRPDGIFVVTGPLGSGRTTTMRTIIRNLRSSRPKAAFTLLSVRGGELAGELEWADSSTSSTSASALAEQLVESLESPDGLQPEDVVIVIEEVGNFEGSAADSTVARLIGVARRAGATVIAETDTVTGPAAWAIHGQLRAARSGIVLQPDEGDGMALFRVQFPRIRRSEFPVGRGILVSAGRHERVQVALTERRLAGPEPETLARLL; encoded by the coding sequence ATGCGACTCAAGGTATCACTTGCAGAACGGGGCAAACCCACCCGCGACATCCAATTGACGGTCGACGTGACCGCGACAGTGGGAGAGCTCGCAAGCCATCTGCTACGCGCCGATTCTGCGCGTGCCGACGCGTCGGAGTCAAGCACGTCGGGTGTGACCCTCCGCGTCGAATACCCGGGCCTCCTCGGATCGCACCAGCTCGGCCCGCTCGTCGCGGTGCACGAATCCGGGGTGCGGTCAGGATGCACGATCGAAGTGGTGCGCCTCGCGGACAGAGGCCTAGAGGGCGACCCGGAAGGCGCGGTCGCGGGTGAGCTCCGTGTGGTGGCTGGACCCGACGCCGGGGTGCGGTTCGCTGTCGCGGCAGGAGTGACCGTCATCGGCCGCGATCCCGCGGCCGACGTGCAACTCGCCGACACACTCGTGTCACGACGCCACGCCAGCATCGCTGTGGGCGAAACGGTCGTGATCGCCGACCTCAACTCGGCAAACGGTGTCGAAATCGACGGACGTCGATCCGCCCGTGCACAACTCACCCCGACGTCCCGCATCCGAATCGGTGATGATGACCTTCGCTGGGTTCCGGCGCCCGACCGATTACATGCGCCGGGTGCGGCACCAGCAGCAGACCCGAGCCTCACTCACGGCCTTCCATTCACGCGCTCACCGCGCGTGGAAGTGGTCTATCGGGGACAGGACTTCCCGCTGCCCGAACCACCGGGAGCACCAGAGGGACTGCGCTTCCCGCTGCTCGCAATAGTCGCTCCGCTCGGGATGGGCGCGGCGCTCTTCGCGGTCACGCAGCAGGTCATCAGCCTGCTCTTCATCGCGCTCTCACCGATCATCATGATCGGCACCTGGGTCGACAATCGGATCCAGCACCGACGAAGGATGCGCGACGCGACATCACGATTCGCCGGTTCGCTGGAGGGGGTGCGTGACGCATTGACCGCGGAGCGAGAACGTGAGCGAGCCGGTCGACTCGGAGAGTCCCCATCGACTGCAGACGTGGTCGGTGCCATCCGCACGCGATCGCCCGGACTCTGGACCCGAAAGCCGGAGCACGCAACGTTCCTCGAGGTGCGCTTCGGGATCGGAGCTCTACCTTCCCGAAACACGGTCACACTCCCATCCCGAGGAAACTCGGCGGCAGGAGACTGGGACGAGCTCACGGATGTTGCACGACGATTCGCCGATCTCGACGGCGTTCCTGTGATCGAAAACCTCGAACGGGCCGGAGCGATCGGTGTCGCAGGCTCAGGCATCCTCGCCGCCGATGTCGCACGTGCCATCGTGATGCAACTCGCCGGACTGCACTCGCCCGCCGACCTCGCGATCGCAGCCTTCTGCACTGAAGACATAGCCGAGGACTGGTCATGGCTGAAGTGGCTGCCCCACGTCGACTCTCCACACAGTCCTCTGAAGGGCGGCGGTCTCGCAATCGACTTCAGCTCCTCAACCGATCTGATGGCCGAACTCGAAGGGCTCATCGAACGCCGACGGTCGGCTGGTGCGGGCAAGGGGGAACTCGTGCGATCCCGGCTCGACGAGAACACGCTTCTCGACGCGGACCACGGCGAATCAGTGGTCCGCCTTCCTGCAACGCCCGCGATCGTGGCGATCGTCTGCGCTGAGGACGCGGTCGACCGGGCTCGACTTGTGACGATTGCGGAGAGAGGACCCGACTACGGAGTCTTCCTCCTGTGGATTGCGGCGGATGCGGCGACCCTGCCGGTCTCGTGCCGCACTTTCGTCGACGTGGAGGCATCCGGTCGCACCACTGTCGGCTTCGTCCGGACCGGCCGTCGAGTCGCGTTGACCGAGGTCGAGAACCTGGATGTGCTGAGTGCCCAGAACGCGGCTCGATCGCTCGCGCCGATCGAGGACTCGGGCGCTCAAGTCCTGGACGAATCCGATCTCCCGCGACGCGTCGCACTCCTCGACCTCTTCGACGACCGGGTGGCGAGCGACGCGGATGCGGTCATCCGTCGCTGGCGGAAGAACGACAGCATCATGCGTCTCTGGTCACGTGACGCCCAACGAGAGCCGGGCGGCATCCACGCCCCTGTCGGGCAAGGTGTCGCCGCCCCACTGCGGCTCGACCTTCGAGCCCACGGGCCGCACGCACTCGTCGGAGGGACCACAGGGTCGGGGAAGAGTGAGTTCCTGCAGAGTTGGATCCTCGGCCTCGCGACCGAGTACTCGCCCGATCGACTCACCTTCCTCCTCGTCGACTACAAAGGGGGGAGCGCGTTCGCGTACTGCGTCGACCTGCCGCACACGGTCGGGCTCGTCACCGATCTCACCCCACGCCTCGTCAGACGCGCGCTGACCTCTCTCAAAGCCGAACTCCGCTATCGCGAACAACTCCTCAACAGAACCGGCGCCAAGGATCTCGAGACGCTCGAGCGACGCTCCGATCCGGATGCGCCCCCATCCCTCGTCCTCGTCATCGACGAATTCGCAGCCCTCGCGGCGGAGGTTCCCGAGTTCGTCGCCGGAGTGATCGATGTCGCGCAGCGGGGCCGATCGCTGGGCCTGCATCTGGTGATGGCGACTCAGCGCCCGGCAGGCGTGATCACCGAGAACCTCCGAGCGAACACGAACCTCCGCGTCGCGCTCCGGGTCGCGGACGAAGCCGACAGTGCAGACGTGCTCGGAACTGACACTGCGGCGCATTTCGACCCCGCGACGCCGGGAAGGGCTGCGGCAAAGCTCGGCCCCGGTCGGTTGCTCGACTTCCAGTCCGCCTTCGTCGGCGGCTGGACCGACGAAGAGCGTCCCGTGGCCGAGATCGAGGTCGCCGACCTCGCGTTCGGGCCTCCAGCGAAGTGGCCCCAACCTGGAACAGCGCGCTCCCTGACCGGTCCGCAGGACAGCGCGCGAATGGTTTCCACGATCACTCGAGCGGGGATGAGCGCGGCAATAGCGCTCCCTCGACGGCCGTGGCTGGACGAACTGCCCGATGTTCTCGACCTCGAATCATTACCTGCCTCCCGTAGTGGCGAGCTACCGATCGGTCTCATCGACGAGCCAGAAGCGCAACGTCAGATTCCGTTCACGATCAGCCCCGGCCGCGATGGCAACATCGCGATCATCGGTACGAGCGGTTCCGGCAAGACGTCGCTGCTCCGCACGATCGCCTTCGCCGCGTCCCAACAGGCGGATGAGCATCCTGCGTGGATCTACGGGCTCGACTTCGCGGGTGGCGCGCTCGGTGCGATCGAGCAACTCCCGTCTGTCGGCTCGATCATCGCGGGGGATGACGAGGAACGGCTGACGCGGCTTATCGGGATGCTGGACGATTTCGCCGAAGATCGTGCGCGGCGCTTCCGTGACGTCGGCGCAGCGTCGCTCGCTGACTACCGGCGCCTCACCGGAAGACCAGAGGCGAGCATCCTGGTTCTGGTCGACGGGATGGGAGTGCTGAGAACTGACTACGAGTTCCGCCCGGCCGGATCACTGTTTGACGACGTGACAAGGCTGATCGCTCTCGGTCGGCAGGTCGGAATCTGTTTCGTCCTCACCGCTGACCGGCCAGGTGCGATTCCGACCGCGATACAGGCGAACGTGCAGACCACCCTTGTCCTTCGTCTGGCCGGGGCGAGCGAATACCTTGCAGCCGGGGTCGCATCCGACGTGCTGGACGGTGCTCCACCAGGGCGGGCGGTCGCCGGCAACCGTGAGGTGCAGGTGGGGGTGCCGGGTGGTGGAGGCGACGCCGCGTGCCACGGAGACCGGATCGCGCAACTCGCCGAAGCGCTCAAGGATAGGGCCGAGTCGGCGCCGCCCGTCGCCCGGCTTCCCGATTCGATCCGTTCGAACGGGCTTCCTCGAACCGAAGATGGAGGTGTGGTCATCGGACTGGGCCACGAGTCCCTGAGTCCGATCGCGATTCGCCCGGACGGGATCTTCGTCGTCACCGGTCCGCTCGGATCGGGACGCACGACGACCATGCGAACAATCATTCGTAACCTCCGCAGTTCCCGCCCGAAGGCCGCGTTCACGCTGCTTTCGGTTCGGGGCGGAGAACTCGCCGGCGAGCTGGAGTGGGCAGATTCGTCGACATCGTCGACATCGGCATCAGCGCTGGCGGAGCAACTCGTCGAGTCCCTCGAGTCCCCTGATGGGCTTCAGCCGGAAGATGTGGTGATCGTGATCGAGGAGGTCGGGAACTTCGAGGGCTCCGCCGCGGATTCCACTGTTGCACGGCTCATCGGGGTCGCGCGACGAGCTGGCGCCACGGTCATCGCCGAGACCGACACAGTGACCGGACCAGCAGCCTGGGCAATTCACGGCCAGCTGAGGGCTGCGCGATCCGGCATCGTCCTTCAGCCCGACGAGGGCGACGGGATGGCGCTCTTCCGCGTGCAGTTTCCGCGAATCCGCCGTTCAGAATTCCCTGTTGGACGAGGGATTCTCGTATCCGCCGGTCGGCATGAACGCGTCCAGGTGGCGCTGACCGAGCGTCGGCTCGCCGGGCCCGAACCCGAAACACTTGCAAGGCTTTTGTAA
- a CDS encoding TM0106 family RecB-like putative nuclease, producing MFILDGSVVTSASDLTEASKCEFAFLRKLDVKLGRIEKLDVSEDPMYVRTSRLGDEHEARVLDRYKAEHGAGTVEIPRPEGPLTAENLEQAVATTRRAFDDRADVVFQATFFDGSFLGFADFIVRQADGSYQVQDTKLARSARVTALLQLAAYAEQLEHLGVRVAPTVELLLGDGTISVHRLDDISPVYRKRRHRLLHIVQERLEDTQAVQWGDPRYAVCGHCDDCDAEIQASRDVLLVAGMRVTQRARLAAAGILTIDDLATTDLTTVPGIADATLASLTLQAQLQRDAHPDEPPPVVVYDASALAVLPTPSRGDVFFDFEGDPLYTEGAGERWGLDYLFGSVDVREDFTAFWAHDFGEEREALRAFLEWLGERRREYPDLHVYHYAAYERTHLLSLAARHGVGEDEVDQLLRENVLVDLYPIVRKALRVGSRSYSIKKLEPLYMGEEIREGEVQNAAASITEYADARDLIDTGDVAEGQRMLDSIADYNRYDCVSTLRLRDYLLAQATRAGIPVGELAPDKPDIDLGPSPIRDGLLALAGDPLDPERTPDQRALAFAAAAIDYHRRENKTFWQEHFTRLVQPIDEWGDTRDALVVESAVVIRDWYREDGQRSDRRELLLRGQWGPGSNVKPGDQAGPYVLYEYPGPFSNPTAEPGARTWKSVRILEVEDDGSVLIEETLPRDVGHYSVLPTALTPASPPRADRLIAAIDEWGSALLARQTELTGPQWPRDPVVDILRRVPPRTRTGALPPPGPDLVPSVVGSLLGLDRSYLAVQGPPGTGKTYLGAHVMAELVAKHQWKIGVVAQSHSVVEHLLDAVVRAGLDPRLVGKVPKADAVLGTHEYTELEKNGQLMFALERREIGYVIGGTGWDFANAARIPRNSLDLLVIDEAGQFSLASTISASVAARNLLLLGDPQQLPQVSQGTHPEPVDQSALGWVSEGHDVLPPELGYFLAESRRMHPALTVPVSRLSYEGKLSSQLEASERLLEGVEPGLHVVPVEHWGNATESPEEAAVVVELVRSVLGRVWTDPSVRRFGEPLGVADVIVVTPYNAQLAMVHEALELAGLGAVRVGTVDKFQGQEAAIAIVSLAASSALDVPRGMSFLIMKNRLNVAISRAKWAAFLVYSPELTEYLPIRPEGVAELSAFIRLVE from the coding sequence GTGTTCATACTCGACGGCAGCGTCGTCACGAGTGCCAGCGACCTCACCGAAGCGTCGAAGTGCGAGTTCGCGTTCCTTCGCAAGCTCGACGTGAAGCTCGGCCGCATCGAGAAGCTCGACGTGTCCGAAGACCCGATGTACGTGCGCACGAGTCGGCTCGGCGACGAACACGAGGCGCGCGTGCTCGACCGGTACAAGGCCGAGCATGGTGCCGGCACGGTCGAGATCCCGCGCCCGGAGGGGCCGCTGACGGCCGAGAACCTCGAGCAAGCCGTCGCAACGACACGTCGAGCATTCGACGATCGGGCCGACGTCGTCTTTCAAGCGACCTTCTTCGACGGCAGTTTCCTCGGGTTCGCCGACTTCATTGTGCGGCAGGCCGACGGCAGCTACCAGGTGCAGGACACCAAGCTGGCCCGTAGCGCGCGTGTCACCGCCCTTCTGCAGCTCGCCGCGTATGCCGAACAGCTCGAGCACCTCGGCGTGCGCGTCGCACCGACCGTCGAACTGCTCCTCGGCGACGGCACGATCAGCGTGCACCGCCTCGACGACATCTCGCCGGTCTACCGCAAGCGACGCCATCGTCTCCTCCACATCGTGCAGGAACGCCTCGAAGACACTCAGGCTGTGCAGTGGGGCGACCCCCGATACGCGGTCTGTGGACACTGCGATGACTGCGACGCCGAGATTCAGGCGTCCCGCGACGTTCTGTTGGTGGCTGGGATGCGCGTGACGCAGCGTGCGCGCCTCGCGGCAGCGGGCATCCTGACCATCGACGACCTGGCGACCACCGACCTCACTACGGTTCCCGGAATTGCCGATGCGACGCTCGCGTCGCTCACGCTGCAAGCGCAGCTCCAACGGGATGCGCACCCCGACGAACCGCCGCCCGTGGTCGTCTACGACGCATCCGCCCTCGCCGTCCTGCCGACACCGAGTCGCGGGGACGTCTTCTTCGACTTCGAAGGCGACCCGCTCTACACCGAAGGTGCGGGGGAGCGCTGGGGACTCGACTACCTGTTCGGTTCGGTCGACGTCCGCGAAGACTTCACGGCGTTCTGGGCGCACGACTTCGGAGAGGAACGGGAGGCGCTGCGAGCGTTTCTCGAGTGGCTCGGCGAGCGGCGCCGGGAGTATCCGGACTTGCACGTCTATCACTACGCCGCCTACGAACGAACGCACTTGCTCAGCCTGGCCGCGCGTCACGGCGTCGGAGAAGACGAGGTCGACCAGCTGCTGCGCGAGAACGTCCTCGTCGATCTGTATCCGATTGTGCGCAAGGCACTGCGCGTCGGGTCGCGGTCGTACTCCATCAAGAAACTCGAACCCCTCTACATGGGTGAGGAGATCCGTGAAGGAGAAGTGCAGAACGCGGCCGCGTCCATCACCGAATACGCGGATGCCCGCGATCTGATCGACACCGGCGACGTTGCCGAAGGCCAGCGGATGCTTGACTCCATCGCCGACTACAACCGGTACGACTGCGTCTCCACTCTTCGGCTCCGCGACTACCTCCTCGCACAGGCGACTCGCGCCGGCATTCCGGTCGGCGAGCTGGCGCCCGACAAGCCCGACATCGACCTCGGACCGTCACCGATTCGCGACGGTCTGCTCGCCCTCGCGGGCGACCCGCTCGATCCCGAACGCACCCCCGACCAGCGAGCGCTCGCGTTCGCTGCCGCCGCGATCGACTATCACCGGCGCGAGAACAAGACCTTCTGGCAAGAACACTTCACACGCCTGGTGCAGCCGATCGACGAATGGGGCGACACCCGTGACGCCCTCGTCGTCGAATCGGCGGTCGTCATCCGCGACTGGTACCGCGAAGACGGGCAGCGATCCGACCGGCGCGAGCTGCTGCTGCGCGGGCAATGGGGTCCGGGCTCGAACGTGAAGCCCGGCGACCAAGCCGGACCCTACGTGCTCTACGAATATCCTGGGCCGTTCTCGAATCCGACGGCGGAACCGGGGGCGCGCACCTGGAAGTCTGTTCGCATCCTCGAAGTGGAAGACGACGGTTCGGTGCTCATCGAGGAGACGCTGCCGCGCGATGTGGGGCACTACTCGGTGCTGCCGACAGCGCTCACCCCGGCGAGCCCGCCGCGCGCCGATCGGCTCATCGCCGCGATCGACGAATGGGGCAGCGCGTTGCTCGCGCGGCAGACCGAGCTCACCGGACCGCAATGGCCGCGCGACCCGGTGGTCGACATCCTGCGGCGCGTTCCCCCGCGGACTCGCACGGGCGCCCTACCGCCGCCTGGGCCCGACCTCGTCCCGTCGGTCGTCGGCAGCCTGCTCGGCCTCGACCGGTCCTACCTCGCTGTGCAGGGGCCGCCCGGAACCGGCAAGACGTACCTCGGCGCCCACGTGATGGCGGAGTTGGTCGCGAAACACCAGTGGAAGATCGGGGTGGTCGCACAATCGCACAGCGTTGTCGAACATCTGCTCGATGCAGTCGTGCGCGCCGGCCTGGACCCGCGACTCGTCGGCAAGGTGCCCAAAGCGGATGCTGTGCTCGGCACGCACGAATACACCGAACTGGAGAAGAACGGGCAACTGATGTTCGCGCTAGAACGGCGTGAGATCGGCTATGTCATTGGCGGGACCGGCTGGGATTTCGCGAACGCGGCGCGCATCCCACGGAACAGTCTCGACCTGCTCGTCATCGATGAGGCCGGGCAGTTCTCGCTCGCATCGACGATCTCGGCAAGCGTCGCCGCACGTAATCTGCTGCTCCTCGGCGACCCGCAGCAACTGCCCCAGGTCAGCCAGGGAACGCATCCGGAACCCGTCGACCAATCCGCGCTGGGCTGGGTCAGCGAGGGACACGACGTGCTGCCGCCCGAGCTCGGCTACTTTCTCGCCGAAAGCCGGCGCATGCATCCGGCACTCACTGTTCCGGTTTCGCGGCTGTCCTACGAGGGCAAGCTGAGTTCGCAACTCGAAGCGTCAGAGCGGCTGCTTGAGGGTGTCGAGCCGGGGCTGCACGTGGTTCCGGTCGAGCACTGGGGCAATGCGACGGAATCGCCGGAAGAAGCGGCGGTCGTCGTCGAGCTGGTTCGGTCCGTCCTCGGAAGAGTGTGGACCGATCCGTCGGTCAGGCGATTCGGCGAACCGCTCGGTGTCGCAGATGTGATCGTCGTCACTCCCTACAACGCTCAACTGGCGATGGTGCACGAGGCGCTGGAGCTGGCCGGGCTCGGTGCGGTGCGCGTGGGGACCGTGGACAAATTCCAGGGACAGGAAGCCGCGATTGCGATCGTCTCGCTGGCCGCTTCGTCGGCACTCGATGTTCCGCGCGGAATGTCGTTCCTCATCATGAAGAACCGTCTCAACGTCGCGATCTCGCGGGCGAAATGGGCGGCATTCCTCGTCTACTCGCCCGAACTGACGGAGTACCTGCCCATCAGGCCCGAAGGCGTCGCCGAGCTGAGCGCGTTCATCCGGCTGGTCGAGTAG
- a CDS encoding (deoxy)nucleoside triphosphate pyrophosphohydrolase, which translates to MTQSIHVVAAVIIAGDTTLACRRSPAKSEAGKWEFPGGKVEPGESPDAALVRELREELDVAIRVGEPISRTETRVGDVTIDLDSYRATIVGPRPTSSTDHDELRWTAIPDLRQLDWAAPDLPTVEALISAETHD; encoded by the coding sequence GTGACCCAGTCAATCCACGTCGTCGCGGCAGTGATCATCGCGGGCGACACGACTCTCGCATGCAGAAGGTCACCTGCGAAGTCAGAGGCAGGCAAATGGGAGTTCCCCGGCGGAAAGGTCGAACCCGGCGAGTCACCGGATGCCGCGCTCGTCCGCGAGCTTCGCGAGGAGTTGGATGTCGCCATCCGGGTAGGCGAACCGATCAGCAGGACAGAGACGCGAGTGGGCGACGTCACGATCGATCTGGACTCGTATCGAGCGACCATCGTCGGACCGCGCCCGACTTCGAGTACCGATCACGACGAGCTTCGCTGGACCGCGATCCCAGACCTCCGGCAGCTCGACTGGGCGGCACCTGACCTGCCGACCGTCGAAGCACTCATCTCGGCCGAAACGCACGATTGA